The Herpetosiphonaceae bacterium genome segment ATATCATGCAGGCTACGGCCCGGTTGATAGCTTCCACGCGCCCGTGGACGAGCCGGATTACTGACATCGATAATCTGTAGCCCGGTTGTGTGCCCGGAGATATAGGCGAGCTTGTCGACAACCACGATCTTCATCGGGTCGATCAGCCCGCCATTCCTCTGATCGATGCCTGGGAGTGTATGGGTGACGATGACTCTGGGCTTGCTTGGATCGCGCACATCGACGATCACGAGGCCCGGCGTATTATTCACAAGATAGGCCAGACCCCCAACAACTTCAAGGTCGTGTGCATCAACCGCCAGCTTAGCAAGCAGGCGCGGCTGATCGGGAGCGCCGACATCGACGATGCGCAGCCCGGTCGAGCCTCCGGCAAGATACGCAATCGAGCCGCTGACGGCCACGGATACGATGTCGGTGTCTTCAAAGCGGCCAACGAGTCTGATAGCCCCAGCAGCGCCGGGACGTTGTGATCCCGATCGAGCAGCACGAGGCTGCTCTGCTGTGCGACTGGGCGAATGTGCGAGCGCGGCCAATGGCAGACCGTTGCACAGCAACAAAACACAGAGGACGAGCATACGGAGGCTGGAAACGCGGCGTTTCATGCTAAACTCCTTGTGGTAGGAGATGCGAGGGTTCTGCGATCGATTGTATAGCTTATTTCACATCCACCGAAGTCCCTGGGCCTCATATCCGTGTGATGAGGACATGAAAAAAAGTGCTGCGATGGTTTCTGCCCATCACAGCACCGGCGCCTTGATCCTGCCTGAATCAAGCGTGCTTAAGTAAGCTCCTCAGGCGTCAGTAGGTCTTGCCGCGTGTCCAGCTTGCCGCGCAGACACTGCCCGACTCATTATCGGCGCAGACCGTGTAGTAGTACTCGGTGCTGGGCGATAAGCCGGTATCATCCCAGGTGCGCACGTTGCCCGCAACTGTTGTGAGATACTCGACGGTGCTGGTTCCTGCCCGCTGCCGAAACACCCGAAAGCTATTGATGGCAACGCACGGCTGATTCCAGCAGGGCTGGTTCCAGCCAAAGCGGATCGATGAGCTAGAGCGCGGCGTTGCCCATAGCGCATTCGGCGCGGCAGGCGCGGCGGACGTGGTGGCGGCGGAGGTGTAGCCATCGGCGCAGACGGTGTTCGAGCCGTAGTACGAGCACACGGTATAGTGGTAGGTCGTGCCCGGCGTGAGGTTTTTGTCGTCGTACCACGTGTTTGTGAAGCGCTCGCGGATCACCTGCCAGGACGAGCCATTCCACCGATACAGGCGGAAGCCGTCGATGTAGGACGAGTTGGTCCACGAGACGCGAATCGAGGTATTGGAGAGCGCGCGAGACGCAAGATTATAGGGCGCTCGCTCCGGGTTAGCCGCCGCCATCGACAGCGGCACCGACCCTGATTGAGAGGCATAGGCGGACGATCCCGCCGTGACGGCGCTGATGACGAACAGAACTGCGGTGGCGACGATCAGCGTCAAGCGTTTGGAGGGCAGCACGATCATACTCCTCGCTGGTAGGTGGATCACGATAGAGCCAGATGACATCAATAGTGGACAGTTAACAGCGGCGGGCATGGCACACGACGGCCAGGGATCACGTGTCGCGGTTGGAGGAGTATGGGAACAAGGGAACAACTGGGAGAAGTATTTATTGTTGCTTTGTTCCCTTGTTCGTTCGTCTCCGGCCTAGCGGCGCGCTAGGGCACGAAGATCGGCCTGGTCTGAAACTCCTCGATCCAGCGCTCCTTGCCGTCGTAGAAGAAGAGCCTGGCCCAGCCGTCGAGGCGCTCGACCACGGCGTAGCGCTCCTTGCGCGAGGCACGATCGACGAGCCTGAAGTGCTTGCCGGGGCCGGTGTGCAGCGGCACGCTGTTGTTCAGCACCTCGACCTTATCGCTCCCTGGCAGCAGCGGCGGCGACGGCCAGCCCCCGGCAGGGCGCGTGCCCAGGAACCGCGCGATACCCAGCGCGATAGCCCGCGCGACTAGATCGCGGTTGTTGGTCAGAAACGCCCGATCGGCGGGATTCGACAAGAAGCCCATCTCAAGGATCGCGCCCGGCGTATCCTCAGCGATGGTGTGCTCGTAGAGGCCGCTGTTGAAGGCGTAGTAGCCACGCATATTGTGCGTGATCCGCCAGTCTTTAGGCAGCCCGGTCTGCTTACCGTACTCATCCTCGATCTCACGCACGAGCATGCTGCTGGCGACCCAGTCGCGGTAGTAGGTGGCGACTTTATAGCCGCGCGCGCCGGTGTTGCTGTGACCGTCGGAGTGGAGCGAGACAAACGCATCGGCGCGATAGGTGGGCGGCACCGTCGAGGGCAGAACATACGCCTCGTTGCCCCATGAGCGCAGATACTCGGCGGCACGGTGCGCAATATCGACGTTGAGATCGACCTCGCGCACGCCGCCAGCGGATGCGCCCGTGTTGCCGCGCAGACGCGAGAATTCTTCCGGCAGCT includes the following:
- a CDS encoding fibronectin type III domain-containing protein — protein: MLPSKRLTLIVATAVLFVISAVTAGSSAYASQSGSVPLSMAAANPERAPYNLASRALSNTSIRVSWTNSSYIDGFRLYRWNGSSWQVIRERFTNTWYDDKNLTPGTTYHYTVCSYYGSNTVCADGYTSAATTSAAPAAPNALWATPRSSSSIRFGWNQPCWNQPCVAINSFRVFRQRAGTSTVEYLTTVAGNVRTWDDTGLSPSTEYYYTVCADNESGSVCAASWTRGKTY
- a CDS encoding N-acetylmuramoyl-L-alanine amidase, whose protein sequence is MSRRLSLILILVGLLAVAAIPQHSRAFNPPVVAIQAGHWRSNELPEEFSRLRGNTGASAGGVREVDLNVDIAHRAAEYLRSWGNEAYVLPSTVPPTYRADAFVSLHSDGHSNTGARGYKVATYYRDWVASSMLVREIEDEYGKQTGLPKDWRITHNMRGYYAFNSGLYEHTIAEDTPGAILEMGFLSNPADRAFLTNNRDLVARAIALGIARFLGTRPAGGWPSPPLLPGSDKVEVLNNSVPLHTGPGKHFRLVDRASRKERYAVVERLDGWARLFFYDGKERWIEEFQTRPIFVP